A region of the Caballeronia sp. TF1N1 genome:
TCATCGTCGCGATCGCGTGGATCGGCGAGTCGTTTTACTTCGTGGCGCTCGACAACAGTCTCAAACCGCCGCAAGACCCCAACGCCCGCCGACGCGGCGTGTTCGGCGACTTCTGGCACGTGCACGGCGGCGGTTTCTACCACATGCAGAAGTACTCGGTCGCGCCGCAAGACATGCCGGAGAATCTGCATTGGTCGTTCTGGCCGTCCTACACCACGTGGATGTCCGGCTTCGGCTTGTTCTTCGTCTTGTACCTGCTTTCGCCGAGCACGTATCTCATCGACAAGAACGTGCTCGACATGGGACCGGTCGTGGCAGTCTCGGCCGCGCTCGGTTTCTTGATGGCCGGTTGGATCGTCTATGACACGCTGTGCCGCGTCTTCGGCAACAACGATCGGCTGCTCGGTATCTGCGTCGGCATCTATGTGCTGGTTGCCGCGTTCGTCGCGTGTCACGTGTTCGCGGGGCGCGCCGCGTATCTGATCACGGGTGCGATGCTCGCGACGATCATGTCGGCGAACGTGTTCTTCGTCATCATTCCGGGCCAGCGCAAGATGGTCGCCGCGATGCTCAAGGGCGAAACGCCCAACGCCATTTACGGCAAGCGCGGCAAGCAGCGCTCGGTGCACAACACGTATTTCACGTTGCCCGTGGTGTTCGCGATGCTGTCGAATCACTACGCGATGACCTACACGCACAAGTTCAACTGGGTTCTGCTCGTGCTCATCATGCTGGCGGGCGCGTTGATCCGTCAGTTCTTCGTGATGCGTCACCGTGGTCAGGTGCTCTGGTACATGCCGGTCGCGGGTCTCGTGCTGGTGCTCGGCGCGTTCGCGTGGACCATGCCTTCGCCGACGATTCCCGTGGCGCAAGCCGCAGGCGCACCGACGCTCAAGGTCGCCGATATCCAGCCGATCATCCAGCAGCGTTGCGCGACGTGCCACTCCGCGCATCCAACCATGATGGGCAGCGCGCCCGCCGGCGTCCTGCTCGATACATCGGCGGAGATCAAGCAGAACGCGCAGCGCGTGCATCAGCAGGCGGTCACGCTAAAGGCGATGCCGCTTGGCAACGTCACGCAGATGACGGACGCGGAACGGCAGAAGATCGCTGCGTGGTTCGACGGAGGCGCGGTGCAGTAACGCTATCGCCCCGCTCTTCGTTGTCGAGAAATAGCCCGATCGATTCGCTTCGATTGGGCTATTTGTTTTGATGACGACTTGCCGCGGGCGCTTAAACATATCCACTCCCCTCGCGCGACCCAAGAGATGCCTTTCGTCGAAAGAGTTTTTCTAACTCGGACCGGCATTTAATCTGCTTTGCCATAGCTTCGGCGCGTGGTTAATCTTGCGTCTGTTTTCGCGGTCGCGATCGTGCCGCAATCGTCTTTGGTCCGCGTCCACCACCACTTTGAAGGTTCGCTAAATGGCTGACATCACCCAGGCGCCTGTGATTTTGATTACGGGTGGAAGCCGTGGCGTAGGCGCGGCGACTGCGCGTCTCGCTGCCGCGCAAGGCTACGACGTGGCGATCAGCTTCGTGTCGAACGAATCCGCCGCGCTCGCGGTCGCGGCCGATGTCGAAGCGCTTGGCCGCGGAGCGTTGGCCGTGCGCGCCGATAGCGCGGACCCCGAGCAGGTCGCTCGGCTCTTTGCGGCGATCGACCGCGAGTTCGGCCGCATCGATGTGCTGGTCAACAACGCCGCAATGCTCGCGCGCCAGTCGCGCCTGGAAGATCTGGACTTCGAGCGGATGCAGCGCATCTTCGCGGTCAACTCCATCGGCCCTATTCTCTGCGCGCAGCAGGCGGTGAAGCGCATGTCCTACCGGCACAATGGACGCGGCGGCGTGGTGATCAACATCTCGTCGGCTTCGGCCCGGCTCGGCAGCCCGAATGAGTACGTCGACTATGCGGCGTCGAAGGGCGCCATCGAAACCTTCACGACCGGTTTTGCCAAGGAAGTCGCGCGCGATGGCATACGCGTCAACTGCATTCGCCCTGGGCACATTTACACGGACATGCATGCCAGCGGTGGCGAACCAGGACGAGTGGACCGCGTGAAAGACTCGATTCCGATGGGACGCGGCGGTCAGCCCGATGAGGTCGCGCGGGCGATTCTATGGCTGGCAAGCGCCGAGGCTTCGTTCATCACCGGCACGTTTCTCGATGTCACCGGCGGCAAGTGAGCGGTGCTCTTCGTCGCATGCGTGTCGCTCGTCTCACGCGCACCGCGCGGCCGGCGCCTGACCCACTTGCCCCGCCGCGCGATCTCACGCTCAATGCGCAGCGAAGTAATCCTTCACCGCGCCGATGAACGTGTCGATGTCCTCGCGCGACACATCCCGATGCGTCACGAAGCGCGACGCATAGAGCATCTGCGTAAGGATGCCGCGTTCCTTGAGATACGCCTCCAGCGGCGCGCAATGCGCCTCCGGGATGCGTGCGAACACCATGTTCGTGGCATGCGACTGAATGCCGATGCCATCGATCTGCTTCAACCCTTCAGCGAGACGTGCGGCGTTATCGTGATCTTCGGCGAGCGCTTCGACATGATGATCGAGCGCATAAAGACATGCCGCCGCGATCACGCCCGCCTGCCGCATGCCGCCGCCCAGCACCTTGCGCCAGCGATGCGCCACTTCGATCAACGCACGGCTTCCCACCAGCACGGAGCCGACCGGCGCGCCAAGTCCCTTCGAGCAGCAGATGGACACGGAATCGAACGGTGCCGCAAGTTCGCCCACCGGCTTGCCCGATGCCACCGCTGCATTGAAGACGCGCGCGCCATCGAGATGCGTGGCGAGTCCGCGTTCGCGCACGAGCCGGGTCGCGGCCAGCACGTATTCCGCCGGCAGCACTTTCCCGCCGATGGTGTTTTCGAGCGCAAAGAGACGCGAGCGAGCGAAGTGATCGTCGATGGGTTTGATCGCGGCGGTGATCTTTTCGAGCGGCAACGAACCATCGGGCGCGTTCTCGATAGGCTGCGGCTGAATGCTGCCGAGCACGGCCGCGCCACCGCCTTCGTACTTATACGTGTGCGCCATCTGGCCGACGATGTATTCGTCGCCGCGCGCGCAATGCGCCATCAGCGCGGCGAGGTTGCTTTGCGTGCCGCTGGGAAAGAACAGACCCGCTTCCTTGCCGGTGCGCTCGGCGAGCGTGGCCTGAAGCTTGAGGACGGTGGGATCGTCGCCCCAGACGTCGTCGCCGGTTTCGGCGGCGGCCATGGCGGCGAGCATCGGCTGGCTCGGACGGGTGACGGTGTCGCTACGTAGATCGATCATGCGTGGTTCTCGCTTTTCGTGCGTGTCGGTGTCGGGGCGTATATCTTAGTCCCGCCGGGCGCCGCGCGAAAAAAAAGACCGGTCAAGGGCACCGGTCTTCTTGCTCCGACTGAACGCACGAATGCGTTACCGCATGGCCTCAGCGGTCAGCCAGAGCGATTCCTTCAGGTCCTGCTCGTTGAGATTGCGCCCTTCCCCGCCGCGATCGACGACGATGAAATCGCTGACCTTGTCGAGCGCGAGCAGCGGATGATGCCAGACGCCCTTCGCATAGTTCACGCCTTGCCAGCCCTTCGTGACGAACGCGCGAATCTTCGATTCGTCCAGTTCGCCCGCCGGCGCGACCACGACGAGATACGTGCGGTCGTCGAGCGGCAGGAATGCCTGGCTGCCCAGCGGATGCCGCTCCATCATCTTCACTTCGAAAGGCAGCGTGCGCGGCTGCCCGCGAAACAGATTGACGAGCGTGTGGCCGCCTTCATCCGTCACATCGACGCGGCACAGATCGTGAAACCGGATCGTCGTGCCGAGGTTGATCGGAATCTCTTTCGCGCCATCGAGTTCGATGACATCGCCGAAAGGCTCGAACGCAGCGCGCGTCAACGGTTCGATAGCGAGCTTCTTCATCATGCAAGCGTTCCGAAAAGACGCAGACGCGATACGCCGCCGTCCGGGAAAATATTGAAGCGCACGTGCGTCACGGGGCCGAGCGCCGCGAGCTCCGATTCGAAGAAATGCTGCTTGTCCATCGCAAGCTTTTGCTCGCCGAGAAGGACCGGCCAGAACATCGCTTGCGTGACGAGCGAGCTGTCCGTGCCGCCCTTTACGTTGGCTGCCTGCAGCGAGCAGCGATCCGGAAAATTGCCCTTGAAGTGCGCGGTATCCACTTCGACTTTCTTGATGATGCCAGGCTGCGCCAGCGCGACGATACACCAGTCGTTGCCAGGTTCGCGACGGCGGCGCGTTTCCCAGCCGTCGCCCATGTTGACGCCGCGGCCGGGCATCAGCAGCGTGGAAGCGAGCCCGAAATGCTGGTTGTTCGTGCCGACGAGATACGCGCCGTTTTCCATCGCGGCCAGATCGAACAACTGATTGCGATCCGCGTTGCGCCAGTCGAGTTGCGGCTGACCGTAAACACGCAATCGCGCGATGCCGCCATCCGGATAGACATTCACGCGCAAATGCGTGAACGGCTGCTCGACGGCCACATCCAGATAGTGATGGCTATTGCCCTGCAAGGTCGTCGACGGCACGATTTCGGTCCATTGGGTCGACTGATTCGGCGCACCGTCCGTGACATGCGCGCCTTCAATCGATGCCGCCGGCGGGAAGTTGCCCGTGAAGTGGCTCGTATCCAGATCGATGCCCTTGATCACGCCCGGACGCGCGAGCTTGACCACGCACCAGTCGTAGCCGGTCGTGCGCTTGCGGCGCGTTTCCCAGCCGTCCATCCACTTGCCGTGATCGTCGAACTTGCCGGGGATGAACACGGCGGGCTCGGGGTTCAGCATGCGTTCTTTCGGCGCGAAGAAATCGTCGCTCGCCTCCAGTGCCTGCGCGCCCAGACGCGGGTCCGCGAGATTCACATAACGGCGCGTGAATTCGGGCGCGTTGGGATCGAGTGTCGGAATTGCCATTGTCTTCGTCCTTGTCTTTACGGTGAAATGCGGATCAGTGCTGGATCAGGTCGTCGAGCCTGAAACGCGCGATCCGGTAAATCTGATCGAGACTCGCGCGAAGCTCCTCGGCGCGCTCGTGCTGCACACGCTTTTCGAAGTTCGCGATGATGCCGTGGCGGTCGTAACCCCTCACGGCGAGAATGAACGGAAAGCCGAACTTCTGACCGTACTGCTGGTTCAGCGACTGCAGGCGGTCGAACTCGTCCTGCGTGCAGAGATCGAGGCCCGCGCCGCTTTGCTCGCGCGTGGATTCTGCCGTCAGTTCGCCGCGCACCGCCGCCTTGCCCGCGAGTTCCGGGTGAGCGTTGATGAGCGCGAGCTGCTTCTCCTCACCCGCCGTTTCGACGGCTTGCGACATGGTCGCGTGCAGGCTGTCGATGTCAGCGAACGGGCGCTTTGCCGCCGCGATTTCCGCGACCCACGGCGAATGTTCGAAGATGCCTGCGAGCACCGTCACGAAAGTGTCGGCGGGCATGGAGTTGAGTTGGTCGAGTGTGTATTGCATCGCCTTCATGCCGCCGTCCCGTTTGCTTGTTGATGAGGATGATGCTCGCGCCAGTGCTTCGCGATATCGACCCGCCGCGAGACCCACACGCGGTCGTGTTTCTCGATGTGATCGAGAAACTTCTGCAGGCCGCGGAAGCGCCCCGGGCGTCCGAGCAGCCGGCAGTGCATGCCGATGGAAAGCATCTTCGGCGCTTCGTCGCCCTCTTCGTACAGAACGTCGAAGGCATCGCGCAGATACGTGAAAAAGTGTTCGCCCGTATTGAAGCCTTGCGGCGTGGCGAAGCGCATGTCGTTGGTGTCGAGCGTGTACGGCACGATCAGATGCGGCTTCTTCTCGCCGCCCGTGACTTCGACTTCGGTCCAGAACGGGAGGTCGTCGCCGTAATAGTCCGAGTCGTAGAGAAAGCCGCCGTATTCCGCCACCAGCCGATGCGTGTTCGGGCTATCGCGGCCCGTGTACCAGCCGAGCGGACGCACGCCGGTGACACGTTCGATGGCTTCCATGCCGAGGCGCATGTGCTCGGCTTCGCGCTCGGGCGACATGTCCTGATAGTGAATCCAGCGATAGCCGTGGCAGGCGATCTCATGCCCCAGTTCGACGAAAGCCCTGGAAAGCTCCGGATGCCGCTCCATGGCCATGCCGACGCCGAAGATGGTGAGCGGCAACCCGCGCTTTTCGAATTCGCGCAAAATGCGCCACACGCCTGCGCGCGAGCCGTATTCGTAGATCGACTCCATGCTCATGTGACGCGACGGATAAGCTGCCGCGCCCACGATTTCCGACAGAAACTGCTCCGAGCCCGGATCGCCATGCAACACGCAGTTTTCGCCGCCTTCCTCGTAATTGAGCACGAACTGCACGGCGACGCGCGCGCGCCCCGGCCAGTTCGCCTGCACGGGATGGCGGCCGTAGCCGATCAGGTCGCGGGGGTAGTTCGGATCGTGTGACATGGCGAGGGATAGTGTCGATGGGCAAAAAATGCGTCGAATCAACGATTCTGCGGTGTTTCAGTGTAACGAAAAGCCCCGGACGCGCCCATACAGCGGCGCAGATAATCCGGGTCACGGCAGGTGTATGTAGATCGGCGTTTTTGCCATCAGCGCGGGCTGAAATCCGACAACACACCGTCGTAGCGCTTGGCGAGCGGGCGGGCGAAGTCGCCGCGTTTGGCCGTATGGAGCTTGAGCGCGACGAGCGCTTCCGCCCATTTCACGGCCGCCGTCACGCCTTCCACGACCGGTGCACCGATCGCATCCTCGACTTCGCGGCAGAACTCGGCCATGCCCGCGCAGCCGAGAACGATGGCGTCCGAGCCGTCTTCGTCGAGTGCGCGCCGGCATTCTTCGATGATCGTCTGGCGCGCGGCCGAACCGGGCTCGTCGAGTTCGAGCACGGCGACATCGGTGGAGCGCACGTTCTTGCAGAAGCGTGTCATGCCGTATCGCTCCGCAAGATGCCAGGCCATGCCGCAGGTGCGCTGCAACGTCGTCACGACCGAGAAGCCCGGTGCGATCACGCT
Encoded here:
- the alc gene encoding allantoicase, translated to MAIPTLDPNAPEFTRRYVNLADPRLGAQALEASDDFFAPKERMLNPEPAVFIPGKFDDHGKWMDGWETRRKRTTGYDWCVVKLARPGVIKGIDLDTSHFTGNFPPAASIEGAHVTDGAPNQSTQWTEIVPSTTLQGNSHHYLDVAVEQPFTHLRVNVYPDGGIARLRVYGQPQLDWRNADRNQLFDLAAMENGAYLVGTNNQHFGLASTLLMPGRGVNMGDGWETRRRREPGNDWCIVALAQPGIIKKVEVDTAHFKGNFPDRCSLQAANVKGGTDSSLVTQAMFWPVLLGEQKLAMDKQHFFESELAALGPVTHVRFNIFPDGGVSRLRLFGTLA
- a CDS encoding SDR family oxidoreductase — protein: MADITQAPVILITGGSRGVGAATARLAAAQGYDVAISFVSNESAALAVAADVEALGRGALAVRADSADPEQVARLFAAIDREFGRIDVLVNNAAMLARQSRLEDLDFERMQRIFAVNSIGPILCAQQAVKRMSYRHNGRGGVVINISSASARLGSPNEYVDYAASKGAIETFTTGFAKEVARDGIRVNCIRPGHIYTDMHASGGEPGRVDRVKDSIPMGRGGQPDEVARAILWLASAEASFITGTFLDVTGGK
- a CDS encoding ureidoglycolate lyase; this encodes MKKLAIEPLTRAAFEPFGDVIELDGAKEIPINLGTTIRFHDLCRVDVTDEGGHTLVNLFRGQPRTLPFEVKMMERHPLGSQAFLPLDDRTYLVVVAPAGELDESKIRAFVTKGWQGVNYAKGVWHHPLLALDKVSDFIVVDRGGEGRNLNEQDLKESLWLTAEAMR
- the uraD gene encoding 2-oxo-4-hydroxy-4-carboxy-5-ureidoimidazoline decarboxylase, translating into MKAMQYTLDQLNSMPADTFVTVLAGIFEHSPWVAEIAAAKRPFADIDSLHATMSQAVETAGEEKQLALINAHPELAGKAAVRGELTAESTREQSGAGLDLCTQDEFDRLQSLNQQYGQKFGFPFILAVRGYDRHGIIANFEKRVQHERAEELRASLDQIYRIARFRLDDLIQH
- the ltaE gene encoding low-specificity L-threonine aldolase, which gives rise to MIDLRSDTVTRPSQPMLAAMAAAETGDDVWGDDPTVLKLQATLAERTGKEAGLFFPSGTQSNLAALMAHCARGDEYIVGQMAHTYKYEGGGAAVLGSIQPQPIENAPDGSLPLEKITAAIKPIDDHFARSRLFALENTIGGKVLPAEYVLAATRLVRERGLATHLDGARVFNAAVASGKPVGELAAPFDSVSICCSKGLGAPVGSVLVGSRALIEVAHRWRKVLGGGMRQAGVIAAACLYALDHHVEALAEDHDNAARLAEGLKQIDGIGIQSHATNMVFARIPEAHCAPLEAYLKERGILTQMLYASRFVTHRDVSREDIDTFIGAVKDYFAAH
- the puuE gene encoding allantoinase PuuE; protein product: MSHDPNYPRDLIGYGRHPVQANWPGRARVAVQFVLNYEEGGENCVLHGDPGSEQFLSEIVGAAAYPSRHMSMESIYEYGSRAGVWRILREFEKRGLPLTIFGVGMAMERHPELSRAFVELGHEIACHGYRWIHYQDMSPEREAEHMRLGMEAIERVTGVRPLGWYTGRDSPNTHRLVAEYGGFLYDSDYYGDDLPFWTEVEVTGGEKKPHLIVPYTLDTNDMRFATPQGFNTGEHFFTYLRDAFDVLYEEGDEAPKMLSIGMHCRLLGRPGRFRGLQKFLDHIEKHDRVWVSRRVDIAKHWREHHPHQQANGTAA
- a CDS encoding aspartate/glutamate racemase family protein, with product MRIKLINPNTTQRMTDAMGRCAREVAAPGTEIIAVSPTMGPPSIEGYYDEAVASLGLLAEVEAGERQGIDGYVIACFGDPALYAARELAHGPVIGIAEAAMHAASVIAPGFSVVTTLQRTCGMAWHLAERYGMTRFCKNVRSTDVAVLELDEPGSAARQTIIEECRRALDEDGSDAIVLGCAGMAEFCREVEDAIGAPVVEGVTAAVKWAEALVALKLHTAKRGDFARPLAKRYDGVLSDFSPR
- a CDS encoding urate hydroxylase PuuD; translation: MEGFVTDWLNLALRCLHVIVAIAWIGESFYFVALDNSLKPPQDPNARRRGVFGDFWHVHGGGFYHMQKYSVAPQDMPENLHWSFWPSYTTWMSGFGLFFVLYLLSPSTYLIDKNVLDMGPVVAVSAALGFLMAGWIVYDTLCRVFGNNDRLLGICVGIYVLVAAFVACHVFAGRAAYLITGAMLATIMSANVFFVIIPGQRKMVAAMLKGETPNAIYGKRGKQRSVHNTYFTLPVVFAMLSNHYAMTYTHKFNWVLLVLIMLAGALIRQFFVMRHRGQVLWYMPVAGLVLVLGAFAWTMPSPTIPVAQAAGAPTLKVADIQPIIQQRCATCHSAHPTMMGSAPAGVLLDTSAEIKQNAQRVHQQAVTLKAMPLGNVTQMTDAERQKIAAWFDGGAVQ